The sequence GGCGACGGCGCGGCCGGCCCAGCCGGCGCTGGCGACGCCGTTGCCGTGATAGGCCAGCGCGTACCAGACGCCGGGATCGTCCGGCACCGGACCCAGCATCGGCGTCAAATTGGCCGACAGGCAGACCAGGCCGGACCAGAAATGCGTGGTCTCGACGCCGCGCCAGGCGGGATAGGCGATGCCGATCCGGCCCTCCAGCCAGCGTCGGTAGCGCGCCGCCGCCTCCGGGCTGCCCCAGGTGCCGCCACGGGCGCCGAGCAGCAACCGGCCGTCCTTCAGCAGCCGGAAGTAGAACAGCAGGTTGCGGGTGTCGGACAGGGGCGTCTCGGTGGTCCACCCTTGGGCCTGCCGTTCCGCCTGGGTCAGCGGCCGGGTGACGACGATGTTCGACAGGGCCGGCAGGAATGTGCCGGCCAGATAGGGGTGCAGCCCGTCGGTGGTGTAGCCGTTGGTGGCGATCAGAACCCGCTTCGCCCGCAGCGAGCCGCCGCGCGTGACCAGCCGGTGCCCGCCCCCTTCCCTCTGCCAGCCGGTGACGCGGCTGCGGTCGTGGATCTTCGCCCCGCGGGCCAGTGCGGCACGGGTCAGGCCGCGATGGTATTTCAGCGGGTGCAGCCCGAAGCCGGCGGCGTGGTGCAGCGCGCCATGTGCCTCCGGCCCGGCATGGCCGCGATCGCGCAGCTCCTCCCGGCTCCACAGCGTGGAGGTGAGGCCGGAGACCTCGCGGTCCCAGCGCGCATCCTCCTCCAGCTCGCGCATCCGGCTCGGCTTGTGGGCGACGCTGATGACGCCGTCGCCCTGGCGGTCGAGGTCGATGCCCTCGTCCCGCGCCAGCGCCGCCACCAGCTCGGTCGCCTCGACCTGGGCGGCGTAGTAGCGGCGCACCTCGTCGCGGCCGACCCGCTTCAGCATCGCCGGGCCGGACAGCTTGGCGGCCCCGACGCAGTTGAAGCCGCCGTTGCGGCCGGAGGCGCCCCAGCCGATCGGCCCCGCCTCCAGCACCCGGACGTCGACGCCGAGGTCCCGGGCCAGGTGCAGCGCCGCCGACAGGCCGGTGTAGCCGCCGCCGATCACGGCGACGTCGCAGGCCTCGTCGCCGGCCAGCGGCACGCAGCCCCCGGGCGCCGGGCCGGCGGTGTCCTCCCAGTAGCTCGGCACGGTGCGGGCGGTGTCGGCGGTGGCCGGATGGTAAAGACTGTCCTGGCTCATCCGATCCGCTCACTTGTCACCGCTTCGCAACGCGGCGGAGGATGACACCGGGCCGCGGGCCGGTCCATTCTGGCACGACCATCCGGAGGGAGATCCAGCCATGCAGGGCCCGTCGCGCCGCCAGGTCATGCTCGCCACCGTGTTCGCCGCCGCCCCGCTGCCCGGATGGGCGGCGGCCGCCCCGCTGCGCCTGACCTTCCTGCACGTCAACGACGTCTACGAGATCGGCCCGGTGCGCGGCCAGGGCGGCTTCGGCCAGTTGGCCACGCTGCTGAAGCAGGCCCGCGCCGAGAACCCGCACACCATCACCACCTTCGGCGGCGACACGCTGTCGCCCTCGGTGATGTCGGGCCTGACCAAGGGCTCGCAGATGATCGACCTGTTCAACGCCGTCGGCGTCGACTACGCGGTCTGGGGCAACCACGAGTTCGACTACGGGCCCGAACTGGCGTCGCAGCGGATCGGCGAATCGAAGTTCCCCTGGCTCGGCGCCAATGTCCTGGGCAAGGACGGCAAGCCCTTCGGCGGCGGCGTCGCCACCGCGACCCGCAAGGTCGGCGACTACACGGTGGGATTCCTCGGCATCCTGACGCCGGACACGGCGACGCTGTCCAGCCCCGGGCCGGACATCAGCTTCCCCGACATCATCACCACCGCGAAGCAGGCGGTCGAGGCGCTGAAGGCCGAGGGCGCCAACATCCTGGTGGCGCTGACCCATCTCGGCATCGCCCAGGACCGGCAGCTGGCGCAGTCGGTCAAGGGGCTGCACCTGGTGCTGGGCGGGCACGACCACGACCCGATCATGTTCTACGAGAACAACGTCCTGATCTTCAAAGCCGGCTACGATTCGCACTATCTCGGCGTGGTCGAGCTGGAGATCTCGACCCGCGAGACCAAGGACGGGCCGGTGATCGCGGTGCTGCCGAGCTGGGAGGTG comes from Inquilinus sp. Marseille-Q2685 and encodes:
- a CDS encoding FAD-binding oxidoreductase, producing the protein MSQDSLYHPATADTARTVPSYWEDTAGPAPGGCVPLAGDEACDVAVIGGGYTGLSAALHLARDLGVDVRVLEAGPIGWGASGRNGGFNCVGAAKLSGPAMLKRVGRDEVRRYYAAQVEATELVAALARDEGIDLDRQGDGVISVAHKPSRMRELEEDARWDREVSGLTSTLWSREELRDRGHAGPEAHGALHHAAGFGLHPLKYHRGLTRAALARGAKIHDRSRVTGWQREGGGHRLVTRGGSLRAKRVLIATNGYTTDGLHPYLAGTFLPALSNIVVTRPLTQAERQAQGWTTETPLSDTRNLLFYFRLLKDGRLLLGARGGTWGSPEAAARYRRWLEGRIGIAYPAWRGVETTHFWSGLVCLSANLTPMLGPVPDDPGVWYALAYHGNGVASAGWAGRAVAHAMTGSPVPGVGIPALMATPPTRFPLGAHRRWLLKAAYLKFMIQDAL
- a CDS encoding bifunctional UDP-sugar hydrolase/5'-nucleotidase, with protein sequence MQGPSRRQVMLATVFAAAPLPGWAAAAPLRLTFLHVNDVYEIGPVRGQGGFGQLATLLKQARAENPHTITTFGGDTLSPSVMSGLTKGSQMIDLFNAVGVDYAVWGNHEFDYGPELASQRIGESKFPWLGANVLGKDGKPFGGGVATATRKVGDYTVGFLGILTPDTATLSSPGPDISFPDIITTAKQAVEALKAEGANILVALTHLGIAQDRQLAQSVKGLHLVLGGHDHDPIMFYENNVLIFKAGYDSHYLGVVELEISTRETKDGPVIAVLPSWEVRPTAGVEPDPEIQGKVDAFNKALDDALGIVIGTTSVELDSQRGAVRTQETTMGNLIADGLRWGVSGAQMAIVNGGGIRGDRLIAAGTQLTRKDILTELPFGNVAVLLELTGAEIRAALENGVSQVEGVAGRFPQVSGLSFVWDPAKPAGSRVVSITFDGKPLDDAAVYRVATNDYMAGGGDGYAAFTKGKVLIDASAARLMATVVMDYVTAMKTVSPKVDGRIRRAS